CTCTGGCATGAGACTGCGGTTGAACTCAGAGGCTGGAGGAAGAGTTGGCTCCCAGCAAGAGGCACAGCATCAGTCAGCAGGTCAGATGGGCCTGGGAGGGCGGCTGTGGGGCCAGGCTCGGCTGAGGTGCCCCGGGCAGGGGACAGCTGCCCACAGGAGGCCTCAAAGTGCCTCAGGAtctgaaagaggaaggaaggaggaaccAGGGAGGTTCCTATGCAACCCTGGAAATTGTGGGGACCAGGGCCCGCCTCTCCCTAGGGCCTCCTCAGTCCCTCCACTCAGAGGGCAGGGCCAGTTCTGGGCAGGACGCCGGCTGCCAGGAGGGGGCTGGAGCAGTGCACCCAGTTGTCATCCCACTGAGAGCAGCTGCTGGGCTGGTGCTGGCGACAGGGGGCAGgtgtcacacacacacctcaAATCTTGTTCCTTCACTCACTACTATACCAACGGACACCCTCCCCGTCATAACCTGCCGGGCACTGCTGGAGGGAGTGAACACACGTGGCCCGGCACATCTGGGTGTTTCCAACTGTTGGACGCAGGGTTCTTCCAGCATGCCCCGTTTTAGAAACCCCACTACGAGGTTCGCCTGCGGTGGTGCAAACCCCAGGCTCACTTGTCGCTCTGACTGAAAGGTGAGCTAGATAAGGACGACTTGGGGATGGGTGACTGAGGTCCTGGGTTTCCAGCAGCCAgggagaaaacaggaagaaagaaactgggGGTGTCCACAGGCAGAGGGAGGGTGCCAGGGCCTGGTAGCAGAGAGAGGCCTCCCAGTGTGATTCCAGCAGCCTCCAGGCAGTTCGGAGTGTTCAAGTGCACAGAGATCAATGGAAGCACTTCTGCCCTCCGGAGCTGAGCATGAGCTGGGCCACGGGTGGCAAACTGCATGTgcagtcagggagggcttcctggaagaggtgggtGTGAGCCGAGACACAAGGGCAGGAACATTAAGGCAGAGGAGTTTGGGGGCTTCCAGGAACAGGTAGAGAGAGGCCAGTGTCCCGTGAGTGCTGCGGAGTTGGggtggaaggcaggaagggagtggggaggtgagGACCCTGATTCactgctgctccctctgccagCGGGATGGGGACTCGGGAGGCGGGTCCGGGAAGGGCTGACCAAGTGCTGGGCAGGGACAGGGTGGCCGTGGACTGCAGTGTATGTCCTGCTGTACCCTTGGACCCCGGTGTGTGTGTGGCACTCTGCAGCTGCCCACCTTGGTGGCCTTGTTGGTCACAGGTCCCGGGCTGCCCATGCTGAGCTCCTGCAGCCGCGGCCGGGTGCGGAGGAGGATGTGCTCCTGGGGAAGGAGGTCGGCGCTCCCCAGGGAGGCAATGGCACACAGGGCCCTCTGCGGACGAAGGGAGGGGACATTAGCACGCATGGGGCAGCAGGTCCATGCCAGGGAGGCCTGTCTGGCCATCTCTCTCCCtattctccctcctcctcaacGACCAGAGTGCCAGGAGGCACCAGGGACAGCTCCACCAGAGCCCTGTCCTTACCGCCAGTTACACCAGACACCAGAGCCCTGTCCTCACTGCCTTACACCCCGGCTCCCGAACACCAGAGCCCTGTCCTCACCGCCTTATACCCCGGCTCCCGAACACCAGAGCCCCTACACCCCAGTTCCCAGACACCAGAGCCCTGTCCTCACTGCCTTACACCCCGGCTCCCGAACACCAGAGCCCTGTCCTCACCGCCTTATACCCCGGCTCCCGAACACCAGAGCCATGTCCTCCCCGGCTCCTGGACAGACCCCAGCGAGAAGCACATGACCTGCTGCCCCGTTCGCCTTACCTTCATTCCTCTGCATGCCCCCACAACATGCCCACGCGTGTCCACACTTtcatgtgcacgcacacacacataggcacatacatacacaacCACACACATGAAGTCatgtacacacgcacacatgcacaggcatacacacacagacacgcacacacacaggcatgtgcacatgcacagccacacacacaggaATGTTCACATACAGGTGCACACATAcaagcacacacacgcacacacacacaggaacgTCTGCACACAGGCATGTGCACACAGTTACGCCCTCCCGCCCGCATGCGCAGCTCACCAGCTGCGTGCACTCACTGGTCCCACGCAGGTGGCAGGTCAGCAGCTGCAGCACAACCTCACAGTTGAGCAGTCCACACCTGCACAGAGGGGACACCTGGGTGGCGAGTGCGGCCCGTCCCCTCCTCCCTCGCCCAGGGTTGGGGCTGGGGCAGAGCCGGGCGGGTCCAGGCGCACTCACGCTTTGATGAAGTGCTGTGCCTCCTCGCGGCTCAGGAAGGCGCGTGGTCCCCGAGTCACAGTCCTCACCAAGCTCAGCTCCTGCTGACAGTCACTCAGGGCTACCACCTCGACCCTGCCAGGGGGAATGGCCAGGTCAAGGGTGAGTTGGGGCCgtgcccccacccctgcctcaccCTGGGGAGAACCTGGAGAGCAGGAGCCACGCTGGGAGGGGGGTGGTGTGGTGGCTCCGAGACCACTCCCGCATACCCAGCAGCTCCCACTCACCTTTCTGCCAGGTCGCCCGGCTCCCGGCTGGCCCCTGAATGGCTGTCGCTGCCAGAATGACTGCCCGAGTCTGAGACCCTGCTCAGGTCACTGTTCTGGGAGGAATTCTGAGAGCTGGGGCTGCTGTCCAGCTCGTCCCAGCCCCCTCCGGCCTGCCCAGGCTGATGCCTCACGGCTGGAGGAAACAGGATGGCCGGTGAGATCCCCAGGGCTTCAGGCCAGCCCCATGCCCACCTCCCGGGGCCCTGGACCAAGGCCTTGGGGACTGAGTCCTGAGCTGAGGATGGGTGGCCACCTTGGCTCCAGCTTCAGCAAACACCAGCCCCAGTGGGCATCTCCTTCCACCTCGGGTCCCGTCCCCTCCTGCTGTGTGGGAGGCCCTGGGATTTGCCTCCATGGCTGCAAAGCCCCAGCGGTGACAGGAAGGAGTGACCCAGACCCCAAGGGGAGGAGCCCTCGCCTCGATACCTCGGGGACCTGGAATAGCCCCGGGGAGTGGGTTCCCCAGGGTTGGGGGACCGTGGCTGGCTGAAGGCATCGTGGCAGGCTGGTAGGTGTCACCCCGCGGCAGGAGCCTCTGGGTACTGGGACTCTCGGGCCCGGGGCGCATGGCGCTGGCCACCACCTCCGCGGCCTTCTGGATGGTGGAGAGGAAGGCTTCGCCTGCCGAGCCTGCACCTGAGGAGAGGGAAATGGGACGGCCGCCCAGTGCGGCCCCCACCCACGTTCTCTGGGAGCGGGGTGCCCGCATGGGCTCCCTGCTCAGCTTTGGGGAGGTCGGGGTACACGCTGCAGGGAGGGAAGCCTCCGGGTGGACCCCAGGCCCTCTGGAAGCTCCCGGTGGACTCCACTTTGGCGTTCCCACGCCCAGTGGCCTGGACACCCAGCTCACAGCAGTTATGCCTCCGTCCCTCTGCTCTGTCCTCTGGGGGTGAGGGTGTCCTAAGGGGCTTGGGCTCGGCCTTGGCTCAGGGAGGTGTgtccagggctggggaggggccggCCTTTCCCGTGTGAGCTCCCTGTAGAAGGTGCCCCCACACCAAAGTGTCAGCAGGAGCCCTGGGCTGCGTGCAGGACGGTGTGACACAGCCTAACGGTGAGCGGCGAGACACCGCCCGGGGCCTGGCAGCAGGGCACAGCTGGGCCGGGGGCTGGGTCCCAGCTGCAGGCCGTGGTGCCACCTGTGGTTCTTCTGGCGCTAACGAGTAGTTGTCCACTGGCACTGCCCCAGCTTGTAACAGCCCCACACGGGACTGCCCGAGTCACTCACACTACAGCCAGGGGACAGCCCTCAGCCCCTCTCGCAGTGGGACTCCCCCTGCCATGGGGCCCAGCCCTGACTTCTTGCTGGGCCTGGTTTCTCTCGCCTGTCCGTAAAGCAGCCCTGGCCacacctgccccacccccacgGCAGCAGTGGGGACAGCCCCAGGAAGGGCTGAGGCTGTGTAGGGGAGGGGACGGGGGGCAGCAGCTACCAGGTGGGGCAGCATGGTGCGGCCCCCACCGCCCTCCTCATTCCTGTACCCTGAGATGCCGGGGCCCATGCAGGCCCTTCCCACTCACCCGTGCGGCCATGTTCCTTGCTGTAGCCGAAACCCTGGAGGGTGCTGTGCGGCCTGGCCTGGGAGCCCATGCCTGCAGAGGGTCCTCTGTCAGCGGCAAGTCGGCCCCCACCGTCGGCCCTGCCCATGGGTGGCACAGACGCCGAGGACACTCAGGGAGGCAGAAACCCGGTGCCGGGACTGGACACAGTCCCCTCAGTCACCTACCTGTGGCAGGCGGGTtccccagaggctgggagggagcCAGTGGCAACACGGTGTCCGAGAACAGGGTGCTCCCCAAGTCCTACATGGGGAGGCGGAGGCCCTCAGCGTCCTCATGCCGGGGCCTCCTGTACTTGCCCTGCCACTCGTATCAGCTGTGTTCTGTCCCCCAGAGGCAGGGGTCCCGGGCAGGGGAACTGCAAACCCCCCAGCTGACATCCTGGCCCCAGTCCTGCCCTCTACAGGAGGAAGGGCACCCCGCAGAGCGACACTGCTCCTGGGCTCACCTGCGCGGCCGCCCGAACCTTCTGGTACAAGCTGTTCCCGTGCAGAGGATCTGGGGGCCCCGCAAAAGCTGCAGAACATAAAAGGCAAGTGGGGGGCAGGGCTGAGCCTGGCACCGCTGCTCCCTGCAGAACATGGTGAACTGGGCCCACTCCAGGGTGGCAAGTTCCTGCCACCCGGGCCCTTCTGTCACGGCCACTGGCACGCCTTCCTCCAGGACCCCGCAGAGGCCACACCAGAGCAGACCCTCAGCTCCCCCCACCCATGCCCCACAGAGGCGAGTTTCTCTCCACACAACCACCTCGCCTCCCCCAGGGCTGGCAACCCCTGGTGCCTGAGCTGGTGCGGCCTCCCCGCAGCCCACTCTCCCTGCCCCAGGTGCACCAGGGACCCCTCGGAGGCTGCCAGGGCCTGGAGGGAGACACCAGCCTTCTTATCACAGCCTGAAAGCTCCGCCTGGACCCACCCATCCTCAGTCTCGGCCGCCTCGGGCTCCCGTGCCCTGAGAGTTCCTCTCACGGTGAACTGGGACTTCTGTCCTTGAATCTTCCGGCCCCAGAGCCTCCTGAGCCTGCATCTGGAGCCGAGGCATCCTTTCAGGGCTCATGCTGACAGCCGCGCCTCTGAGAACCCCTGGAGAGCCTCAGTCACAGATGAATCCACTCGCGCCCCTTGGCTGCCTGTCGCCACCCTGGCAGGCTGGCCCTGTGATTCGCAGACGACGCCCCTGGCTGTCCCTGGGCCCAGGGTGGCAGCCGCAAGCTGAGTCAGTGGCTGGATAAACTGACCCCCAGCAGCTGCCATCTTCCCGCAGGAGCCCAGGGCACCCACCTGCCACCTCGCGCTGGCCCTCCTctgtgacagagcaggagcatcacCGTCTTGGACAAGCCCCTCATTCTAAAGTTCACCTTAACCCAAAACCGCCTAAATCCAAAaggcatcagcctaatggctaaagTCAGCACAACCATAAACTACAAATAACATCTCCAACCAGAAACACTTCAAACTCCTCCCCGACCAGAGACATGCCAGCCCGAGACAACCCTCCTCCGGCCGGGAAGACGCCAGCTTCGAGAAAACCCACCTCCGGGCTAGAAAGATGTCCCAAGATAACCTCCCGTCCTTCCACCCCAGCCACCAacttctccacacacacacacgttccgAGCTCCTGACGAGCCCTCACCCCAAAACCAATACACGCTTAGTCTGTAAGAGAAGGGGCTTCTGACCACAATCGGCTGGGGGCGCCTCTCAGGTTTTAACTAAAGAAAACCtgtcttgggccgggcgcggtggctcacgcctgtaatcccagcactttgggaggccaaggcaggcggatcacgaggtcaggagatcgagaccatcctggctaacacggtgaaaccccgtctctactaaaaatacaaaaaactagccgggcgaggtggtggcgcctgtagtcccagctacttgggaggctgaggcaggagaatggcgtgaacccgggaggcggagcttgcagtgagctgagatcgcgccactgcactccagcctgggcgacagacccagactccatctcaaaaaaaaaaaaacaaaaaaacagaaaacctgtCTTTAACTGCCAGCTgcgttttgtgtttctttcctctttctgacGCTCTGCGTGCGTGGGGTGGGCCACCCTCACTGCACACTCGCCGCCTGGCGGGGGGCGCCCCGTCTCTCATGTGCAGCATCTGGCACCCGCCTTCCTCGTGGGGCTGTCGTGACACCTCCCACAGCCTGTGCGTCGCCCAGGGCCAGTGCCCAGGCACGGCAGGCGACAGCCATCATCCACAACTGCCTCTGCACAGGAGAGACTCTAGTGCCAACAAGAACCCAGGGTCTGAAGAACAGCCTTTCCCATCCTCGGGGCCTGCCATGCCCCATCCCCCCACCtgctgcagcccccaccccaggccgTGTCCCCGAGACCACTGAAGCCACAACGTACATGCACCAACCACAGCCACGGGAGTGGCCTGGGAGCCCGGGCCCACTGACCCGCTGAATGGTGAGGATAAATGGCTGGTACTGCCTTGGCCCCAAAACTGTGAGGAGCTCTATTAGGATGGCGAGAGCACCCTCACACAGCCGTTCCTTCAGGGGCATCTACCGCCTAAGTCATGTGTCACAACTGTCGATGGTGGCCCAGGGCACTGGCCCCTGAGGGACACCTAGAGCTGCATGCCCACTTGTCACAAAGTGGGGCAACACTGGTTTCGATGCCGGTTTTGGGGTGAGCCGAGTGGATGGACACGCTTAGGGTCTCCATAAGCAAGCAGCGGCACGACAGAGACTCAGTCTCCCTCCCCAGAATTCCCCTctcaggggctgggctggggtccAGACATGGTGTGCCCAATGACCACCTGGAGCCCCATGGAAGATCTCAGGCCAAGCCCCCACAAGTCCTCATTAGGCAGAGGCACACGGGACTGCCCCCAGCCTGCGGGGCGGCTCCCCCAGACCCACCTGCTGCCTGGACAGACCGACTGGCCGGGGCCccgcctctcctgcctcccagtcccGCCCTCCCATGGCTTCTCTCCGTCTTGGGCTCTGAGGAGCAGCCCTAGAACAAGAACCCACAGCCTGAGGAGAACGTGTGAACAGGCACTGAGTCTGCTACGTGTGGGCACTGGGATGGAGGGAGAAGACCCGCGGGGCAcgtaaagaaacaaacaatggCAACCGGGGCAGCAAGCACAGGGACAGACGCAGCTGAAGGCCCAGGGACACACGGGAGGCACGGAGGACCCAGcggagggaggggcagggcacGTCAGGGGAGGCTGAGTCGGCCAGCTGGGGTGCGGGTGGGCAGCAGGTGGAGAGGCCAGGGATGGGCCAGGATCAGCAACACGGGGCTTTGACAGGGACCAGGCCCAGGCAAGGGCTCTGGCTGAAGTCTTCCTTCTCAAGCCCGGAGGATTTGCCACCCTCCCGCACTGTCCAAAGCCCCTGTACCTGCAGCTTCCTGGATGAAGGCAGAGTTGCGCTTGAGGAtgagcaggaaggaggaggagccgTGGCTGCACAGATAGAGCAGGATCTTCAGCACCTGGGGAGTGGGGCGGTCAGCAGTGCTGGGCGGGCCGGACACGGGACGcccagggcagggcccagggcaCCCAAAGGGCACAGAGCTGCTTGCCACCCTGGGCCGCTCATCTGCTCCTCTAGCCTCACCACCATGGGCCAGGCCTCGGGCCTGACCCTTGACCACCCAGGGGCTCACCTTGAGCTTCCCGTGGCCGGAGCTGCTGTGTAGGCGGCTCAGGAGGTACTCCAGCAGGCACTGGCTGCTGCCCGGAGACTCGTGGGAGATTTCTGTGGCACGCTTGGGTTAGGGAAGGGCGAGATGGTGAAGGCTGCGCCGGGCCGCAGGGAGACCGGGCCCTGGGACCTCTCAGTCCATGCTCCCTGGAGGCGCCTCCTGCAGGCTCTGCCGTCAGGAGCGCAGCACTTCTCAGGTCTCCTGTGCCATCAGTACTGCAGCCTTCAGACCCCACCCACGGCTGCCTACAATGATAAAGGAGCTGCGGATCCCCCTAGGGACAGCAGAATCCCCGGGAACCCTTCGCACCACTCTGGGCCCTGCCATCTGTTCTTTCCCCCACACGGTACGTCGAGGAAGGATACTAGCAATCTCCTCAAACAGGTAGCCCGGACATGGGACATCATCATCCGATGTCCCCTTCAGAAGAATCGGGAGCTGAAAGGGAACAAGAGCCCCGCTGTGATGAGGTGCCATCTCCCACAGGGGTGGATCCACACCCCTCCAAAGGGGATGGAAACGGCCCACCGATCGCTGTTGACATGGCCGGAGAGAGGCCTGGGAAGGGGTGAGAACCGTGCTACTGGCCacagggaggctgcagcagggtcCTCTGTCAACAGTCAGGGATGAACAGCCTTGGAGAAGAGGCAAATCAGTGGCGGTTCTCCACGGAGGAGCTGTGCCACTTGGGTTACGATGGGACAcagcccccagcctccctgcactTACCAGCACGTAAGGCTATTTGAAAGTACCTCTCCTGTCCCTACCTACTGACTAGCAAAGCCAAACAAGGCCCAGGCAAGCCCTTTTCCACGAAGGGGACTATGAATGGTTCCACCTCCCAACAGCCCGGATGGGCAGAGTGACAGCCGCTCAGCCTGACTGGCTCCATCGCTCCCCAAGAACCGACCGATGTCGTGTGTTTTATGTTCGCTAACAGCAGATGTACTTATTTGCTTCATGCTGACTTACTGGCACAAAGATGTAGAGCTTATAGGGATGAAAACTGGAACCACCCATTTTTGCATTATTCAGTTTCAGGACAGAACAGAGTTCAAGAGTATTTAAGAGGACAAGCATGGGACCGACCACGTGAGGTGCTGAAGCCTTTCAGTTGGAAGCGCGGAGATCTAGTGACAACACACGCAAACGTGGACCTGAAGTGTTTCCCGAGGCTGTGGACACACATCACTGACACTATTTGCCCACCAAGCCCTAAGGGGAGCTAGACAGGTTTGCAGGTGACAGCTGACAACGGCAGAACGCAGTACACAACGACTCTGTCCAAACCTTGCACTGAGAGCTTTGACCAACCCTAGCGTGGCTTCCGGCAGCCCAAGGCCGCGCCCTGGGCCCACCCAGCCCCCTCTGAGGTCCCCCCCAGGAAAGCTGAGGGCTGACAAAAGAGGGCAGTTTGCTCAGGACGACATCTGGGAACTGGCCCGGCCTCTCCTTCTCAGAGCGTTTACTAAGAGGGGCTTACAACGGTGGGTCCTTCCCTGTCCCTTCGAAATGTCTGTGTTCTCTGCAACCCAGGGGTGCCTCTCCAGGACCGGAGTCCTCTGAAAAGCCACCGTTAGGGAGGACGGCGGGCGGCCAGCCCACCTGGGCGCCGGCAGCACGGACACAGCGGCTCCACGTCCACTGGGTCCGCCGCTCCTTCCCTCCTGTCGGAGCCCACTGAATGCTGGCCGAGGCCTGTTCGTTCCCCCAGGGTCTGGCTGTGCCCATCGCCCTTGCGCTCGGTGGGTCCGGCTTGGGAGGCCCCGGGACGGCGCGGCGGGCGGGCAGCTCAGGGGCGTCGGCGCGGGCGAAGGGGCCGGGAGCAGCTACCCGGCGCGGAGACGCAAGGTCAACGGCTCAAGCCCGGGGCGAATCCGGGGAACGCGGCGTTCGAGAGAAGCCGTGGGGCCGGGGCCCGGGCGGACCGCCCTCACTCACCCGGTGTAGAAAGCTCAGGCGGTCCCGTAGCGGCGGCGCGGCAGCCATGATCCAAGTCCCCTCCCGGTCTGCCCCGCTTCCGCCAGGCCCGGGTTCTCCAATCACTGCGCGGGTCTGGCTCCGCCGGCCAATCCCTCGCGGCGGGGCGGACCCTGAGGTTGGCTTCGTAAACAATTTGAGCCTAGGCCAATCCGAAGTCCCAGGGCACAGACAGACTAGGACAAGAGCCAATTGCAGGGGCTCTGGCCAATTAAGAAGCACAGGAAAGGTTATGGGCGGAAGCGCCGACCTATCAAGCTGTTTGACACCGGAAGAGGCTGGACCTAAGATGACGGCGCCCAGGGGCGCTGGGAACAGCCACTCATGTCTGTGAACGGAGCTGTGTGGGGCCGCGTGCGAAGCCGCCTCCGCGCCTTCCCCGAGCGGCTGGCCGCCTGCGGGGCCGAGGTGAGGAGCCGCGGGCAGGCCAGTGCTGCTGGACAGGAGGAGCAGCGCGGGGAGGTGACTGGGAGGGAGGG
The Papio anubis isolate 15944 chromosome 17, Panubis1.0, whole genome shotgun sequence genome window above contains:
- the TEPSIN gene encoding AP-4 complex accessory subunit tepsin isoform X2, whose amino-acid sequence is MGTARPWGNEQASASIQWAPTGGKERRTQWTWSRCVRAAGAQLPILLKGTSDDDVPCPGYLFEEIAKISHESPGSSQCLLEYLLSRLHSSSGHGKLKVLKILLYLCSHGSSSFLLILKRNSAFIQEAAAFAGPPDPLHGNSLYQKVRAAAQDLGSTLFSDTVLPLAPSQPLGNPPATGMGSQARPHSTLQGFGYSKEHGRTGSAGEAFLSTIQKAAEVVASAMRPGPESPSTQRLLPRGDTYQPATMPSASHGPPTLGNPLPGAIPGPRAVRHQPGQAGGGWDELDSSPSSQNSSQNSDLSRVSDSGSHSGSDSHSGASREPGDLAERVEVVALSDCQQELSLVRTVTRGPRAFLSREEAQHFIKACGLLNCEVVLQLLTCHLRGTSECTQLRALCAIASLGSADLLPQEHILLRTRPRLQELSMGSPGPVTNKATKILRHFEASCGQLSPARGTSAEPGPTAALPGPSDLLTDAVPLAGSQLFLQPLSSTAVSCQSPAPSSGMPPSPVPTPPPDASPIPARGDPSKAKARLAESRGWGPEQVLGGTDSPKRGPSNCAWSRDSLFAGMELVACPRLVGAGAAAGESCLDAPQAPQTSSQRTAVKEPPGSEPSAFAFLNA
- the TEPSIN gene encoding AP-4 complex accessory subunit tepsin isoform X6, giving the protein MAAAPPLRDRLSFLHRLPILLKGTSDDDVPCPGYLFEEIAKISHESPGSSQCLLEYLLSRLHSSSGHGKLKVLKILLYLCSHGSSSFLLILKRNSAFIQEAAAFAGPPDPLHGNSLYQKVRAAAQDLGSTLFSDTVLPLAPSQPLGNPPATGMGSQARPHSTLQGFGYSKEHGRTAVRHQPGQAGGGWDELDSSPSSQNSSQNSDLSRVSDSGSHSGSDSHSGASREPGDLAERVEVVALSDCQQELSLVRTVTRGPRAFLSREEAQHFIKACGLLNCEVVLQLLTCHLRGTSECTQLRALCAIASLGSADLLPQEHILLRTRPRLQELSMGSPGPVTNKATKILRHFEASCGQLSPARGTSAEPGPTAALPGPSDLLTDAVPLAGSQLFLQPLSSTAVSCQSPAPSSGMPPSPVPTPPPDASPIPARGDPSKAKARLAESRGWGPEQVLGGTDSPKRGPSNCAWSRDSLFAGMELVACPRLVGAGAAAGESCLDAPQAPQTSSQRTAVKEPPGSEPSAFAFLNA
- the TEPSIN gene encoding AP-4 complex accessory subunit tepsin isoform X1 codes for the protein MGTARPWGNEQASASIQWAPTGGKERRTQWTWSRCVRAAGAQLPILLKGTSDDDVPCPGYLFEEIAKISHESPGSSQCLLEYLLSRLHSSSGHGKLKVLKILLYLCSHGSSSFLLILKRNSAFIQEAAAFAGPPDPLHGNSLYQKVRAAAQDLGSTLFSDTVLPLAPSQPLGNPPATGMGSQARPHSTLQGFGYSKEHGRTGAGSAGEAFLSTIQKAAEVVASAMRPGPESPSTQRLLPRGDTYQPATMPSASHGPPTLGNPLPGAIPGPRAVRHQPGQAGGGWDELDSSPSSQNSSQNSDLSRVSDSGSHSGSDSHSGASREPGDLAERVEVVALSDCQQELSLVRTVTRGPRAFLSREEAQHFIKACGLLNCEVVLQLLTCHLRGTSECTQLRALCAIASLGSADLLPQEHILLRTRPRLQELSMGSPGPVTNKATKILRHFEASCGQLSPARGTSAEPGPTAALPGPSDLLTDAVPLAGSQLFLQPLSSTAVSCQSPAPSSGMPPSPVPTPPPDASPIPARGDPSKAKARLAESRGWGPEQVLGGTDSPKRGPSNCAWSRDSLFAGMELVACPRLVGAGAAAGESCLDAPQAPQTSSQRTAVKEPPGSEPSAFAFLNA
- the TEPSIN gene encoding AP-4 complex accessory subunit tepsin isoform X5, whose translation is MGTARPWGNEQASASIQWAPTGGKERRTQWTWSRCVRAAGAQLPILLKGTSDDDVPCPGYLFEEIAKISHESPGSSQCLLEYLLSRLHSSSGHGKLKVLKILLYLCSHGSSSFLLILKRNSAFIQEAAAFAGPPDPLHGNSLYQKVRAAAQDLGSTLFSDTVLPLAPSQPLGNPPATGMGSQARPHSTLQGFGYSKEHGRTAVRHQPGQAGGGWDELDSSPSSQNSSQNSDLSRVSDSGSHSGSDSHSGASREPGDLAERVEVVALSDCQQELSLVRTVTRGPRAFLSREEAQHFIKACGLLNCEVVLQLLTCHLRGTSECTQLRALCAIASLGSADLLPQEHILLRTRPRLQELSMGSPGPVTNKATKILRHFEASCGQLSPARGTSAEPGPTAALPGPSDLLTDAVPLAGSQLFLQPLSSTAVSCQSPAPSSGMPPSPVPTPPPDASPIPARGDPSKAKARLAESRGWGPEQVLGGTDSPKRGPSNCAWSRDSLFAGMELVACPRLVGAGAAAGESCLDAPQAPQTSSQRTAVKEPPGSEPSAFAFLNA
- the TEPSIN gene encoding AP-4 complex accessory subunit tepsin isoform X7, which gives rise to MGTARPWGNEQASASIQWAPTGGKERRTQWTWSRCVRAAGAQLPILLKGTSDDDVPCPGYLFEEIAKISHESPGSSQCLLEYLLSRLHSSSGHGKLKVLKILLYLCSHGSSSFLLILKRNSAFIQEAAAFAGPPDPLHGNSLYQKVRAAAQDLGSTLFSDTVLPLAPSQPLGNPPATGMGSQARPHSTLQGFGYSKEHGRTGAGSAGEAFLSTIQKAAEVVASAMRPGPESPSTQRLLPRGDTYQPATMPSASHGPPTLGNPLPGAIPGPRAVRHQPGQAGGGWDELDSSPSSQNSSQNSDLSRVSDSGSHSGSDSHSGASREPGDLAERVEVVALSDCQQELSLVRTVTRGPRAFLSREEAQHFIKACGLLNCEVVLQLLTCHLRGTKGPVCHCLPGERRPPSPGAHPPPHPAAAAGAQHGQPGTCDQQGHQGGQLQSATHTPGSKGTAGHTLQSTATLSLPSTWSALPGPASRVPIPLAEGAAVNQGPHLPTPFLPSTPTPQHSRDTGLSLPVPGSPQTPLP
- the TEPSIN gene encoding AP-4 complex accessory subunit tepsin isoform X3; translated protein: MAAAPPLRDRLSFLHRLPILLKGTSDDDVPCPGYLFEEIAKISHESPGSSQCLLEYLLSRLHSSSGHGKLKVLKILLYLCSHGSSSFLLILKRNSAFIQEAAAFAGPPDPLHGNSLYQKVRAAAQDLGSTLFSDTVLPLAPSQPLGNPPATGMGSQARPHSTLQGFGYSKEHGRTGAGSAGEAFLSTIQKAAEVVASAMRPGPESPSTQRLLPRGDTYQPATMPSASHGPPTLGNPLPGAIPGPRAVRHQPGQAGGGWDELDSSPSSQNSSQNSDLSRVSDSGSHSGSDSHSGASREPGDLAERVEVVALSDCQQELSLVRTVTRGPRAFLSREEAQHFIKACGLLNCEVVLQLLTCHLRGTSECTQLRALCAIASLGSADLLPQEHILLRTRPRLQELSMGSPGPVTNKATKILRHFEASCGQLSPARGTSAEPGPTAALPGPSDLLTDAVPLAGSQLFLQPLSSTAVSCQSPAPSSGMPPSPVPTPPPDASPIPARGDPSKAKARLAESRGWGPEQVLGGTDSPKRGPSNCAWSRDSLFAGMELVACPRLVGAGAAAGESCLDAPQAPQTSSQRTAVKEPPGSEPSAFAFLNA
- the TEPSIN gene encoding AP-4 complex accessory subunit tepsin isoform X4, whose translation is MAAAPPLRDRLSFLHRLPILLKGTSDDDVPCPGYLFEEIAKISHESPGSSQCLLEYLLSRLHSSSGHGKLKVLKILLYLCSHGSSSFLLILKRNSAFIQEAAAFAGPPDPLHGNSLYQKVRAAAQDLGSTLFSDTVLPLAPSQPLGNPPATGMGSQARPHSTLQGFGYSKEHGRTGSAGEAFLSTIQKAAEVVASAMRPGPESPSTQRLLPRGDTYQPATMPSASHGPPTLGNPLPGAIPGPRAVRHQPGQAGGGWDELDSSPSSQNSSQNSDLSRVSDSGSHSGSDSHSGASREPGDLAERVEVVALSDCQQELSLVRTVTRGPRAFLSREEAQHFIKACGLLNCEVVLQLLTCHLRGTSECTQLRALCAIASLGSADLLPQEHILLRTRPRLQELSMGSPGPVTNKATKILRHFEASCGQLSPARGTSAEPGPTAALPGPSDLLTDAVPLAGSQLFLQPLSSTAVSCQSPAPSSGMPPSPVPTPPPDASPIPARGDPSKAKARLAESRGWGPEQVLGGTDSPKRGPSNCAWSRDSLFAGMELVACPRLVGAGAAAGESCLDAPQAPQTSSQRTAVKEPPGSEPSAFAFLNA
- the TEPSIN gene encoding AP-4 complex accessory subunit tepsin isoform X8, which encodes MAFAGPPDPLHGNSLYQKVRAAAQDLGSTLFSDTVLPLAPSQPLGNPPATGMGSQARPHSTLQGFGYSKEHGRTGAGSAGEAFLSTIQKAAEVVASAMRPGPESPSTQRLLPRGDTYQPATMPSASHGPPTLGNPLPGAIPGPRAVRHQPGQAGGGWDELDSSPSSQNSSQNSDLSRVSDSGSHSGSDSHSGASREPGDLAERVEVVALSDCQQELSLVRTVTRGPRAFLSREEAQHFIKACGLLNCEVVLQLLTCHLRGTSECTQLRALCAIASLGSADLLPQEHILLRTRPRLQELSMGSPGPVTNKATKILRHFEASCGQLSPARGTSAEPGPTAALPGPSDLLTDAVPLAGSQLFLQPLSSTAVSCQSPAPSSGMPPSPVPTPPPDASPIPARGDPSKAKARLAESRGWGPEQVLGGTDSPKRGPSNCAWSRDSLFAGMELVACPRLVGAGAAAGESCLDAPQAPQTSSQRTAVKEPPGSEPSAFAFLNA